A single genomic interval of Saccharothrix saharensis harbors:
- a CDS encoding phosphoglyceromutase has product MAVGTLVLLRHGESVWNAENLFTGWVDVPLSEKGVHEAKRGGVLLREAGVLPEVVHTSLLRRAIGTANLALDAADRHWIPVRRDWRLNERHYGALQGKNKKQTLEEFGEEQFMLWRRSYDTPPPPIEPGTEFSQDSDPRYADLGPDLPLTECLLDVVKRMIPYWESAIVPDLRTGRTVLVAAHGNSLRALVKHLDGISDEAIAGLNIPTGIPLRYDLDDELKPIKPGGEYLDPEAAADAIKAVANQGR; this is encoded by the coding sequence ATGGCTGTCGGAACCCTGGTGTTGCTCCGCCACGGCGAGAGCGTCTGGAACGCGGAGAACCTGTTCACCGGCTGGGTGGACGTCCCCCTCTCGGAGAAGGGCGTGCACGAGGCGAAGCGCGGCGGCGTGCTGCTGCGCGAAGCGGGTGTGCTGCCCGAGGTGGTGCACACGTCGCTGCTGCGGCGGGCCATCGGCACCGCCAACCTCGCCCTCGACGCGGCCGACCGGCACTGGATCCCGGTGCGCCGGGACTGGCGGCTCAACGAGCGCCACTACGGCGCGCTGCAGGGCAAGAACAAGAAGCAGACGCTGGAGGAGTTCGGCGAGGAGCAGTTCATGCTCTGGCGCCGCTCCTACGACACCCCGCCGCCGCCGATCGAGCCCGGCACCGAGTTCAGCCAGGACAGCGACCCGCGCTACGCCGACCTGGGGCCCGACCTGCCGCTCACCGAGTGCCTGCTGGACGTGGTCAAGCGGATGATCCCGTACTGGGAGTCCGCCATCGTGCCGGACCTGCGCACGGGCCGGACCGTCCTGGTCGCCGCGCACGGCAACTCGCTGCGCGCCCTGGTCAAGCACCTCGACGGCATCTCGGACGAGGCGATCGCCGGCCTGAACATCCCCACCGGCATCCCGCTGCGCTACGACCTGGACGACGAGCTGAAGCCGATCAAGCCGGGCGGCGAGTACCTCGACCCCGAGGCGGCCGCGGACGCCATCAAGGCCGTGGCCAACCAGGGTCGCTAG
- a CDS encoding response regulator transcription factor produces MLVDVETVTVVRGEAELFERTAHLFAATRTELLCAANALRTWMGTHPRTGIAQHPPGLRVRKLFRLSTLLDARWADHARHMADHGADVRVSAHDVNETIVLDGRVVILAGDESHGARSYSVITQPEVVHGITSLFEAAWRAGTELAVHDAEMSELRAFAPGVLDALNEGWTDETAARALGVSLRTYRRRVAELMAALGASSRFQAGARARELGLV; encoded by the coding sequence ATGCTCGTGGACGTGGAGACGGTGACCGTGGTGCGCGGCGAGGCGGAGCTGTTCGAGCGGACGGCGCACCTGTTCGCGGCGACCAGGACCGAGCTGCTGTGCGCGGCGAACGCGCTGCGCACCTGGATGGGCACCCACCCCCGCACCGGCATCGCGCAGCACCCGCCGGGACTGCGGGTGCGCAAGCTGTTCCGGTTGAGCACGCTGCTCGACGCGAGGTGGGCCGACCACGCGCGGCACATGGCCGACCACGGCGCGGACGTGCGGGTCAGCGCGCACGACGTGAACGAGACGATCGTGCTGGACGGCCGGGTGGTGATCCTGGCGGGGGACGAGTCGCACGGCGCGCGCAGCTACAGCGTGATCACGCAGCCCGAGGTGGTGCACGGGATCACGTCGCTGTTCGAGGCGGCGTGGCGCGCGGGCACCGAGCTGGCCGTGCACGACGCGGAGATGTCCGAGCTGCGGGCGTTCGCGCCGGGGGTGCTGGACGCGTTGAACGAGGGATGGACGGACGAGACGGCGGCACGCGCGCTGGGCGTGTCCCTGCGCACGTACCGCCGCCGCGTGGCGGAGCTGATGGCCGCTCTGGGCGCGTCCTCCCGGTTCCAGGCCGGAGCGCGCGCCCGCGAGCTGGGGTTGGTCTAG
- a CDS encoding oxidoreductase has protein sequence MAIVDTMLNLNRVGYGAMQLAGKHVFGPPADPENAKAVLRRAVELGVDHIDTSDFYGPHVVNELIKAALHPYPEHLAIVTKVGYRRTPDGDWVTAREPGQLRDAVHDNLRRLGLERLDVVNLRVGGADDPGSVEEPFTVLAELREQGLVRDLGLSNVRGHHLDQALSIAPVVCVQNLYNVAERRDDELLDRTTAEGIAYVPFFPLGGFTPLQHATLGEVAARHGATERQVALAWLLHRAPNVLLIPGTSSTRHLEENLASADLHLSEHDLTQLDTIG, from the coding sequence ATGGCGATCGTGGACACCATGCTGAACCTCAACCGCGTCGGGTACGGCGCCATGCAGCTCGCGGGCAAGCACGTCTTCGGGCCGCCCGCCGACCCGGAGAACGCCAAGGCCGTGCTGCGCCGCGCCGTCGAGCTGGGCGTGGACCACATCGACACGAGCGACTTCTACGGCCCGCACGTGGTCAACGAGCTGATCAAGGCCGCGCTCCACCCGTACCCGGAGCACCTGGCCATCGTCACCAAGGTCGGCTACCGGCGCACCCCGGACGGCGACTGGGTGACCGCCCGGGAGCCGGGGCAGTTGCGCGACGCCGTGCACGACAACCTGCGCCGGCTCGGCCTGGAGCGGTTGGACGTGGTCAACCTCCGCGTCGGCGGCGCGGACGACCCCGGGTCGGTCGAGGAGCCGTTCACCGTGCTCGCCGAGCTGCGCGAGCAGGGCCTGGTCCGCGACCTCGGCCTGAGCAACGTCCGCGGGCACCACCTGGACCAGGCCCTGTCGATCGCGCCCGTGGTGTGCGTGCAGAACCTCTACAACGTCGCCGAGCGCCGGGACGACGAGCTGCTCGACCGCACCACCGCGGAGGGCATCGCCTACGTGCCGTTCTTCCCGCTGGGGGGCTTCACGCCGCTGCAGCACGCGACCCTGGGCGAGGTCGCCGCGCGGCACGGCGCGACCGAGCGCCAGGTCGCCCTGGCGTGGCTGCTGCACCGCGCGCCGAACGTGCTCCTCATCCCCGGCACGTCCTCCACCCGTCACCTGGAGGAGAACCTGGCGTCGGCGGATCTGCACCTGTCCGAACACGACCTGACTCAATTGGACACGATTGGGTGA
- a CDS encoding sensor histidine kinase, translating into MTATGYLVLSIGALLIGGTAFLVGRVTARRRETRPKGLTVADLMAMVVHSSPDGLVVLNGFGDVVLHNARAEELGVVRNNRVDDRARRAAEMARSDGGVIAVDLSSLEVIKGRQPQAVHATVKVLTEGFVVVDASDESESVRLEATRRDFVANVSHELKTPVGALALLAEAVLDAADDQEEVRRFSAKIMQEATRLGTLVTELIALSRLQGAEKLPELSRVEVDVVIDEAMGRSRLAAESAGIGITTDEPSGLEVEGDRTLLVTALSNLLDNAVAYSPPGSPVSVSRKLVDGFVEIAVTDRGIGIAEDQQTRVFERFYRVDKARSRATGGTGLGLAIVKHVANNHGGEVKLWSLPGTGSTFTLRIPAHPDQDEPTQDLTKQELASPVPSGTGGNHGGEL; encoded by the coding sequence GTGACCGCAACGGGTTACCTCGTCCTGTCGATCGGCGCTCTGCTGATCGGCGGCACCGCGTTTCTCGTCGGACGGGTCACCGCCCGCCGCCGCGAAACGCGTCCCAAGGGCCTCACCGTCGCCGACCTGATGGCCATGGTCGTCCACTCGTCCCCCGACGGCCTCGTCGTGCTCAACGGCTTCGGGGACGTCGTGCTGCACAACGCCCGCGCCGAGGAGCTGGGCGTGGTGCGCAACAACCGGGTGGACGACCGGGCCCGGCGCGCCGCCGAGATGGCCCGCTCCGACGGCGGCGTCATCGCGGTCGACCTGTCGTCGCTGGAGGTCATCAAGGGCCGCCAGCCGCAGGCGGTGCACGCCACCGTCAAGGTGCTGACCGAGGGCTTCGTGGTGGTGGACGCCTCCGACGAGTCGGAGTCGGTGCGGCTGGAGGCGACCCGGCGCGACTTCGTGGCCAACGTCAGCCACGAGCTGAAGACCCCGGTCGGCGCGCTCGCGCTGCTGGCCGAGGCGGTGCTGGACGCCGCGGACGACCAGGAGGAGGTCCGCCGGTTCAGCGCCAAGATCATGCAGGAGGCCACCCGGCTGGGCACCCTGGTCACCGAGCTGATCGCGCTCTCGCGCCTGCAGGGCGCGGAGAAGCTGCCGGAGCTCAGCCGGGTCGAGGTCGACGTGGTCATCGACGAGGCGATGGGCCGGTCGCGGCTGGCCGCCGAGTCCGCGGGCATCGGGATCACCACCGACGAGCCGAGCGGCCTCGAGGTGGAGGGCGACCGGACGCTGCTGGTCACCGCGTTGAGCAACCTGCTCGACAACGCGGTCGCGTACTCGCCGCCGGGCAGCCCCGTGTCGGTCAGCCGCAAGCTCGTGGACGGCTTCGTCGAGATCGCCGTCACCGACCGCGGCATCGGCATCGCCGAGGACCAGCAGACCCGCGTGTTCGAGCGCTTCTACCGGGTCGACAAGGCCCGCTCGCGCGCCACCGGCGGTACCGGGCTCGGCCTCGCCATCGTCAAGCACGTCGCCAACAACCACGGCGGCGAGGTGAAGCTGTGGAGCCTGCCGGGCACCGGCTCCACGTTCACGCTGCGCATCCCGGCTCATCCCGATCAGGACGAGCCCACCCAGGACCTGACCAAGCAGGAGCTGGCGAGCCCCGTGCCGAGCGGCACGGGCGGCAACCACGGAGGAGAGCTGTGA
- a CDS encoding response regulator transcription factor: MTRVLIVEDEESFSDPLAFLLRKEGFTAALAANGQDALEEFDRNGADIVLLDLMLPGMSGTDVCKQLRARSAVPVIMVTARDSEIDKVVGLELGADDYVTKPYSARELIARIRAVLRRGGESEELLPQVLEAGPVRMDVERHVVTVDGAEVSLPLKEFDLLEYLLRNVGRVLTRGQLIDRVWGADYVGDTKTLDVHVKRLRSKIEPDPSTPRYLVTVRGLGYKFES; this comes from the coding sequence GTGACCAGGGTGCTCATCGTGGAGGACGAGGAGTCCTTCTCCGATCCGCTCGCCTTCCTGCTGCGCAAGGAGGGTTTCACCGCGGCGCTCGCGGCCAACGGCCAGGACGCGCTGGAGGAGTTCGACCGCAACGGCGCCGACATCGTGCTGCTCGACCTCATGCTGCCCGGGATGAGCGGCACGGACGTCTGCAAGCAGCTCCGCGCGCGCTCGGCCGTGCCGGTGATCATGGTCACCGCGCGGGACAGCGAGATCGACAAGGTCGTCGGGCTGGAGCTGGGCGCGGACGACTACGTCACCAAGCCGTACTCCGCCCGCGAGCTGATCGCCCGCATCCGCGCCGTGCTGCGCCGCGGCGGCGAGTCCGAGGAGCTGCTGCCGCAGGTCCTGGAGGCCGGGCCGGTGCGGATGGACGTCGAGCGGCACGTGGTGACCGTGGACGGCGCCGAGGTGAGCCTGCCGCTCAAGGAGTTCGACCTGTTGGAGTACCTGCTGCGCAACGTCGGCCGGGTGTTGACCCGCGGCCAACTGATCGACCGGGTGTGGGGCGCGGACTACGTCGGGGACACCAAAACCCTGGACGTGCACGTCAAGCGGCTGCGGTCGAAGATCGAGCCCGACCCGTCGACCCCGCGCTACCTCGTCACCGTGCGCGGACTGGGATACAAGTTCGAATCCTGA
- a CDS encoding Ppx/GppA phosphatase family protein, with translation MRLGVLDVGSNTVHLLVVDAHRGAHPTPMSSEKSVLRLAEQLDGSGTLGREGADQLVRAVAASKAAAQRLGCEDLMAFATSAVREAGNAAEVLDRVRAETGVDLRVLTGEDEARYTFLAVRRWYGWSAGRLLCLDIGGGSLELAVGVDEEPEGAFSVPLGAGRLTRTRFRHDPPTRSEVRETTEWLAEQLAPVAKKIRRVGAPDRVVATSKTFRTLARLTGAAPSSAGPRARRVLTDAGLRQLIAFISRMSAADLAELEGVSASRAHQLVAGALVAEATMRALSLDELEICPWALREGVILRRLDHTNGSDLDTPPDRTRRTGDTGRTGRHGARWS, from the coding sequence GTGCGCCTCGGGGTGCTTGATGTCGGGTCCAACACCGTCCACCTCTTGGTGGTGGACGCTCATCGGGGTGCCCACCCGACGCCGATGAGCTCGGAGAAGTCCGTGCTGCGCCTCGCGGAGCAGCTCGACGGCTCCGGGACGCTCGGCCGCGAGGGTGCCGACCAGCTCGTGCGCGCCGTCGCCGCGTCCAAGGCGGCGGCGCAGCGGCTGGGCTGCGAGGACCTCATGGCGTTCGCCACGTCGGCGGTGCGCGAGGCGGGCAACGCCGCCGAGGTGCTGGACCGGGTGCGCGCCGAGACCGGCGTCGACCTGCGGGTGCTGACCGGCGAGGACGAGGCGCGGTACACGTTCCTCGCGGTGCGCCGCTGGTACGGCTGGTCGGCGGGCCGGCTGCTGTGCCTGGACATCGGCGGCGGGTCGCTGGAGCTGGCGGTCGGCGTGGACGAGGAGCCGGAGGGGGCGTTCTCCGTGCCGCTGGGCGCGGGCAGGCTGACCCGGACCCGGTTCCGCCACGACCCGCCGACCCGGTCCGAGGTGCGCGAGACCACCGAGTGGCTGGCCGAGCAGCTTGCGCCGGTGGCGAAGAAGATCCGCCGAGTGGGGGCCCCCGATCGGGTGGTCGCGACGTCGAAGACGTTCCGCACGCTGGCGAGGTTGACCGGCGCGGCGCCGTCGTCGGCCGGTCCGCGCGCGCGGCGCGTGCTCACCGACGCGGGCCTGCGGCAGCTCATCGCGTTCATCTCCCGGATGTCCGCGGCCGACCTGGCCGAGCTCGAAGGGGTGAGCGCCAGCCGGGCTCACCAGCTGGTGGCGGGTGCTCTGGTGGCGGAGGCCACGATGCGAGCCCTGTCACTGGACGAGCTGGAGATTTGCCCCTGGGCCCTGCGGGAAGGTGTCATCCTGCGTCGGCTGGACCACACTAACGGTTCGGACCTGGACACCCCGCCGGACCGCACCCGCCGGACGGGTGACACTGGACGGACTGGCCGCCACGGGGCACGGTGGAGTTGA
- a CDS encoding sugar phosphate isomerase/epimerase family protein, whose protein sequence is MIPVGLSTAAVWPQPAGAAFEAAAELGYDGVELMVWADPVSQDVRAVERLSKRYGMPVLAVHAPCLLISQRVWSPDPAERLRRSVRAASDLGARTVVLHPPFVWQRRYAEGFADLVSSLEDESGVAIAVENMFPVRRPLGRGRSVQVTAFRPSIDPTDVGHRNYTLDLSHASAAHQDTMELAKRMGDGLTHVHLADGSGLPKDEHLVPGRGTQPCGELLAHLTRTGFTGQVVLEVNTRRARTAAERAELLSESLLFARLHL, encoded by the coding sequence TTGATCCCGGTCGGCCTGTCCACCGCGGCCGTGTGGCCGCAGCCCGCGGGCGCCGCGTTCGAAGCGGCGGCTGAGCTGGGGTACGACGGCGTCGAGCTGATGGTGTGGGCCGACCCGGTGAGCCAGGACGTGCGGGCCGTCGAGCGGCTCTCGAAGCGCTACGGCATGCCGGTGCTGGCCGTGCACGCGCCGTGCCTGCTGATCAGCCAGCGCGTGTGGTCACCGGACCCGGCCGAGCGGCTGCGGCGCAGCGTGCGGGCGGCGTCCGACCTGGGCGCGCGCACGGTCGTGCTGCACCCGCCGTTCGTGTGGCAGCGGCGGTACGCCGAGGGGTTCGCCGACCTGGTGTCGTCGTTGGAGGACGAGAGCGGCGTCGCCATCGCGGTGGAGAACATGTTCCCGGTGCGGCGTCCCCTGGGCCGGGGGCGATCGGTGCAGGTCACGGCGTTCCGACCGTCGATCGACCCGACCGACGTGGGCCACCGCAACTACACGCTGGACCTGTCGCACGCGTCCGCCGCGCACCAGGACACGATGGAGCTGGCCAAGCGCATGGGCGACGGGCTGACCCACGTGCACCTGGCCGACGGCTCCGGCCTGCCCAAGGACGAGCACCTGGTGCCGGGTCGCGGCACCCAGCCGTGCGGCGAGCTGCTGGCCCACCTGACCCGCACGGGCTTCACCGGACAGGTCGTGCTGGAGGTCAACACCCGCCGCGCCCGCACCGCCGCCGAACGCGCCGAACTGCTCTCCGAATCGCTCCTCTTCGCCCGCCTCCACCTCTGA
- a CDS encoding proline dehydrogenase family protein — translation MNPVRTLILAAAGNDAVRRVVATAPVSRDVVRRFVAGETTADAIDAAGRLIGDGLRVTLDHLGEDTTDHDTAERTVRAYLELLDQLHAVGLAADAEVSVKLSAVGLHLGETLALDNASRVCAAAEQAGTTVTLDMEDHTTTDATLRVLAELRRHWPSVGAVLQAYLRRTLDDVRDLADTRVRLCKGAYAEPPSVAYTDPHEVDLNYVRCANALLAGSGYPMFATHDPRLIEIVGERARWYGKSVEDFEFQLLHGVRPGEQRHLAAEGHVVRVYVPYGDQWYGYLMRRLAERPANVAFFLRSLVTRS, via the coding sequence GTGAACCCGGTGCGCACGTTGATCCTCGCCGCCGCGGGCAACGACGCGGTGCGCCGGGTCGTCGCGACCGCACCCGTCAGCCGTGACGTGGTGCGCCGGTTCGTGGCCGGGGAGACCACCGCCGACGCGATCGACGCGGCGGGCCGGCTGATCGGCGACGGCCTGCGCGTCACCCTCGACCACCTCGGCGAGGACACGACCGACCACGACACCGCCGAACGCACCGTGCGCGCGTACCTGGAGCTGCTCGACCAGCTGCACGCCGTCGGCCTCGCCGCGGACGCCGAGGTCAGCGTGAAGCTGTCCGCCGTCGGCCTGCACCTGGGCGAGACGCTCGCCCTGGACAACGCCTCCCGCGTCTGCGCGGCCGCCGAGCAGGCGGGCACCACGGTCACGCTCGACATGGAGGACCACACCACCACCGACGCCACCCTGCGCGTGCTCGCCGAACTGCGCCGCCACTGGCCGTCGGTGGGCGCGGTGCTCCAGGCGTACCTGCGCCGCACGCTGGACGACGTCCGCGACCTCGCCGACACGCGCGTCCGGCTGTGCAAGGGCGCGTACGCCGAACCGCCGTCGGTCGCCTACACCGACCCGCACGAGGTCGACCTGAACTACGTGCGCTGCGCCAACGCCCTGCTGGCCGGCTCCGGCTACCCGATGTTCGCCACCCACGACCCCCGCCTGATCGAGATCGTCGGCGAGCGCGCCCGCTGGTACGGCAAGTCGGTCGAGGACTTCGAGTTCCAGCTGCTCCACGGCGTGCGGCCCGGCGAGCAGCGCCACCTCGCGGCGGAAGGTCACGTGGTGCGCGTCTACGTGCCGTACGGCGACCAGTGGTACGGGTACCTGATGCGCCGGCTCGCCGAACGCCCGGCCAACGTCGCGTTCTTCCTGCGTTCGCTGGTCACCCGCTCGTGA
- a CDS encoding thioesterase family protein produces MSFSAASAVRPLGDGTYTASLPAEWTVGPKPHGGFLLAVVARAAVDGARAAVPGADDLAPLAVSAQFLRAPEVGPVLVRTQVRKAGRTATVVTSTLEQRGRSCVEAVVTVGRMPTAAPDYVDLPEMPAAPPANAIDLASMGAGGVYKLGAVCDVRLDQEGAGFLTGRVGDPLVLRLWVRPLGERPDPYFGLVVGDISMPVTFNLGRFGWSPTVQLTALLRANPAPGWLRVRVSCSAVHGQWFDEDAVVVDSAGRLVCQARQLALTPAT; encoded by the coding sequence GTGTCGTTCTCGGCAGCCAGTGCGGTCCGCCCCCTCGGCGACGGCACGTACACCGCGTCCCTGCCCGCCGAGTGGACGGTCGGGCCCAAGCCGCACGGCGGGTTCCTGCTGGCCGTGGTCGCGCGTGCGGCGGTGGACGGCGCGCGGGCGGCCGTGCCGGGTGCCGACGACCTCGCGCCGCTGGCGGTGAGCGCCCAGTTCCTGCGCGCGCCCGAGGTGGGGCCGGTGCTGGTGCGGACCCAGGTGCGCAAGGCCGGCCGGACGGCGACGGTGGTGACGTCGACGCTGGAGCAGCGCGGGCGCAGCTGCGTGGAGGCGGTGGTGACGGTCGGGCGGATGCCGACGGCCGCGCCGGACTACGTGGACCTGCCCGAGATGCCCGCCGCGCCGCCCGCGAACGCGATCGACCTGGCGTCCATGGGCGCGGGCGGCGTCTACAAGCTGGGTGCGGTGTGCGACGTGCGGTTGGACCAGGAGGGCGCGGGCTTCCTGACCGGGCGGGTGGGCGACCCGCTGGTGCTGCGGCTGTGGGTGCGTCCGCTGGGCGAGCGGCCCGACCCGTACTTCGGGCTGGTGGTCGGGGACATCTCGATGCCGGTGACGTTCAACCTGGGCCGGTTCGGGTGGTCGCCGACGGTGCAGCTGACGGCGTTGCTGCGGGCGAACCCGGCGCCGGGGTGGCTGCGCGTGCGGGTGTCGTGCAGCGCGGTGCACGGCCAGTGGTTCGACGAGGACGCGGTGGTGGTCGACTCGGCCGGGCGGCTGGTGTGCCAGGCGCGGCAGTTGGCGCTGACGCCGGCGACCTGA
- the proC gene encoding pyrroline-5-carboxylate reductase: MTTIAVLGAGKIGEALLSGLLQGGRAADELLFTEKHPERAAALTERYGVEGLDVPGAAQRADVLVVAVKPQDIEPLLDELSPVLKPGTLVVSLCAGLPTALYERRLPDHTPVVRVMPNTPMLVGEAMSAISAGRYATDEHLNLVEELLTTVGKVARVPENQQDAVTALSGSGPAYFFYLVEAMIDAGILLGIPRDLASSLIIQSAVGAATMLSEGGQHPTILREAVTSPAGTTIMAIRELERHGVRAAMLAALEAARDRSVELGRAHEVD; the protein is encoded by the coding sequence ATGACGACGATCGCCGTGTTGGGTGCAGGCAAGATCGGGGAAGCGCTGCTGTCGGGGCTGCTGCAGGGCGGGCGCGCGGCCGACGAGCTGCTGTTCACCGAGAAGCACCCGGAGCGGGCCGCCGCGCTGACCGAGCGGTACGGGGTGGAGGGCCTGGACGTGCCCGGCGCCGCCCAGCGGGCCGACGTGCTCGTGGTCGCGGTCAAGCCGCAGGACATCGAGCCGCTGCTGGACGAGCTGTCGCCGGTGCTCAAGCCCGGCACGCTGGTGGTGTCGCTGTGCGCGGGCCTGCCGACGGCGCTGTACGAGCGCAGGCTGCCCGACCACACGCCCGTCGTCCGGGTCATGCCGAACACCCCGATGCTCGTCGGCGAGGCGATGAGCGCCATCTCGGCGGGCAGGTACGCCACCGACGAGCACCTGAACCTGGTCGAGGAGCTGCTGACCACGGTCGGCAAGGTGGCCCGCGTGCCGGAGAACCAGCAGGACGCCGTCACCGCGCTGTCCGGCTCCGGCCCCGCCTACTTCTTCTACCTGGTCGAGGCCATGATCGACGCGGGCATCCTGCTCGGCATCCCGCGCGACCTGGCCAGCAGCCTGATCATCCAGTCCGCCGTCGGCGCGGCCACCATGCTCAGCGAGGGCGGCCAGCACCCGACGATCCTGCGCGAAGCCGTCACGTCGCCCGCGGGCACCACCATCATGGCCATCCGGGAGCTGGAGCGGCACGGCGTGCGCGCGGCCATGCTGGCGGCCCTGGAGGCGGCGCGCGACCGTTCGGTGGAACTGGGACGCGCCCACGAGGTGGACTGA
- a CDS encoding helix-turn-helix domain-containing protein: MPAEEKSLGQVRFMTVAEVALMMRVSKMTVYRLVHSGELTAVRVGKSFRVPEKAVHEYLRNAYFDAG, translated from the coding sequence ATGCCTGCGGAGGAGAAGTCGCTCGGTCAAGTCAGATTCATGACGGTCGCCGAGGTCGCGCTGATGATGCGCGTGTCGAAGATGACGGTGTACCGCCTGGTCCACTCCGGTGAGCTGACGGCGGTGCGCGTGGGCAAGTCGTTCAGAGTGCCGGAGAAGGCGGTCCACGAGTACCTGCGGAACGCCTACTTCGACGCCGGGTGA
- a CDS encoding 30S ribosomal protein bS22 gives MGSVIKKRRKRMSKKKHRKLLRKTRVQRRKRGK, from the coding sequence ATGGGCTCGGTCATCAAGAAGCGCCGCAAGCGCATGTCGAAGAAGAAGCACCGCAAGCTGCTGCGCAAGACGCGGGTCCAGCGCAGGAAGCGCGGCAAGTAG
- a CDS encoding NAD-dependent epimerase/dehydratase family protein, giving the protein MGPRVVLVTGCSRYLGGHLAARFAANPDIERVLGVDTEPPSRDLLRRMGRAEFVRADIRNPLIAKVIATAHVDTVVHASVTANPAGPAGRTVMKEMNVIGTMQLLAACQKSPHVRKLVVKSTSAVYGSSSRDPAVFTEDMGPKDLPSSGYAKDAVEVEGYVRGFARRRPDVDVTALRFTNFIGPRIDTVLTRYFALPVVPTVMGYDARVQLLHSEDALAVLERATLHDLPGVYNVGGDGVLMLSQAIRRAGRIALPVPSAAVPTMGRFFRGARLVDFSPDQMRFLNWGRVVDTTLLKEEFGFTPRWTTQQAFDDYVSGRALRPLIDPELVTSVERGVLDLAARFR; this is encoded by the coding sequence ATGGGGCCCAGGGTCGTTCTCGTCACCGGCTGCAGCCGGTACCTCGGTGGGCACCTCGCCGCGCGCTTCGCGGCGAACCCCGACATCGAGCGCGTGCTCGGCGTGGACACCGAACCGCCGTCACGCGACCTGCTGCGCCGCATGGGCCGCGCCGAGTTCGTGCGCGCCGACATCCGCAACCCCCTCATCGCGAAGGTCATCGCCACCGCGCACGTCGACACGGTCGTGCACGCGTCGGTGACGGCGAACCCGGCCGGTCCGGCCGGGCGGACCGTGATGAAGGAGATGAACGTCATCGGCACGATGCAGCTCCTGGCCGCGTGCCAGAAGTCGCCGCACGTGCGCAAGCTCGTGGTGAAGTCCACCAGCGCGGTCTACGGGTCCAGCTCGCGCGACCCGGCCGTGTTCACCGAGGACATGGGCCCGAAGGACCTGCCGTCGAGCGGGTACGCCAAGGACGCGGTCGAGGTCGAGGGCTACGTGCGCGGGTTCGCCCGCCGCCGGCCGGACGTGGACGTGACCGCGCTGCGGTTCACCAACTTCATCGGCCCGCGCATCGACACGGTGCTGACCAGGTACTTCGCCCTGCCCGTGGTGCCGACGGTGATGGGCTACGACGCCAGGGTGCAGCTGCTGCACTCCGAGGACGCGCTGGCGGTGCTGGAGCGGGCGACGCTGCACGACCTGCCCGGCGTCTACAACGTGGGCGGTGACGGCGTGCTGATGCTGTCGCAGGCCATCCGCCGCGCGGGTCGGATCGCGCTGCCCGTGCCGAGCGCGGCGGTGCCGACGATGGGCCGGTTCTTCCGCGGCGCGCGGCTGGTGGACTTCTCCCCGGACCAGATGAGGTTCCTGAACTGGGGCCGGGTGGTGGACACGACCCTGCTGAAGGAGGAGTTCGGGTTCACGCCGAGGTGGACGACTCAGCAGGCTTTCGACGACTACGTGAGCGGGCGCGCGCTGCGACCGCTCATCGACCCGGAGCTGGTGACGTCGGTCGAGCGGGGTGTGCTCGACCTGGCCGCCAGGTTCCGCTGA